The region TATTAACAATAATGTGGCTAAGTGGTGTGAATCCAAGTCgtcacaaattaaaattttcctGCTGTATTAGGATGGCACCCTTTTATGAGTATTCCTTAACTGATTTATTCAACATGACAGATTCACATCCTCTTTTGGAAGTTAACTAAAGGTCACTGCAGCACTCAGCCTTGAGAGATTAAAACAATAGAGAGTGAGCAACCCACTGAGCAGCGCTCCTCTGGGATGTCAAAGGCCTGTTACAGCTGCAGGCACAGCTGCTAATATATTGACCCCTGCTAGTGGAGACTAAACCACAGAAGAATACTTCTTTCTGTCTCCcactggaagaagaagaagagacttTTGCAACAAAAAGTCTGGAAAACGTTACAATCTGGGAACAAACAGGAGATGAAATTTCTCAGTGAAAGGCCACAGAAGAAGCCATCTAAAGGCAGTGGTTTGCTCCAATGTCCTGCTTTAAATCAGTCTATGTCAAGTATGCCCAAGCAGAGAGCAATCAATATTTGGCTTGGAACATTGACAATATATCCACAAATTCTTAACACTATATAAACTGTGTCTTTTGTTAAAGACGCCATCAAATAGAATCAAACAGAGCGGAGCCCTGACTAATAGGTTTATTGTGGCGCAGAGAAAAGGCCAATCATTCCACTGCTAGCGAGCTCTCAGGGCAGCTCAATCCTCTTCAGTGTAACAATATGACAGTCAAGAATCCAAGCAGCGCCTCTGTTGTTGTactggcgtgtgtgtgtgaaagcccTTCTGGGAAAAGCTTtgcgagtgtgtgtatatcGCCTAAGAACTAAAGGTGTCACAGTCTGTTTCACATGCAGGCCATGAGTGTGTACTCTGCTGCTAAACTGAAAGTTGTTTATGTCCCCAAATGTGACATGTGATCAGATCACTTAGGACGCATGTaaatgccaggtgtgaacagagCCCAAGTGGACAGCTTTAAGcgcgtcagttcacacctggcataAGAATCAGTCTTCACGTGTGTCTTGAGTTACCACCTGTGACTggatctcacttccccacaaataaacacatacatcgTTTCAGTTtgcacctctgaatgtggtctggagTGATAGGACCTCAGTGCGTCCTGGGTGCATTCACACCAGTACTtggagctgtccacttgtgactGGATCAACCAAGATGAATGTTAATGTCATGTGTGAACAGGGTCCCATAATGCACAGCCAAATTCTTGTGAATAATGGAGGAAGAAAATAGGAAATGGAGGGTACAAACTGTGAGAGAGGGAAGCTTTATGAATGCTTGTGAGCACATGTATCTGTTCTGACATGCTGGGAGCAATCAGTGTCCTTTGATAGGGTGAGATGTAAGCATCAAGGGCTCTTGGTGCTCCAATGAATTTGCACAATGATCCACACTCACGGGTGTGTGGCCTCTTTAtcagcagatacacacacacgagtATGCGCACACGCAGAATCAACTTGGGTGGGTATATTTGATCATCGTCAGTCATAACGTCATTCAGCTAAGATGATTAAGTtaaacaagtaaataaacaactCTACTGCGGGGTTGATAGCATCACAGCATCTCAATGGAGCAGCACCCAGCTGACAGGGAGATGAAAGGAGCCTCAGACCAGGCCATCTCTGCATGGCTTCAACTCAGCAATAAGTCCTTTGGTACTTCTCGGTCAAGCTCCCAGTACCTCTGTGCTGCtttgataaagaaatgtttACAAAATGCAACAAGACTAGGGAGATGAATGCTGTGGATGACAGAGATCAGAACAGAGAGGCATGTTGGGACTTCACGCCACTCCAGTTTCATCACATAATCACAAGAGTATTAATCAAACTCACtgtacatgtgtctgtgtgtgtgtggctgtgttttgtATGTGGTTGTGTGAGGTTTAATCACCTGCCCTTTCTCAAGATGGACATCTTGGTTGTGTTGAAGGTGAATGTCATGTTACAGCTGGCGTGCCATCCCTTGCCCACCGGCACACAGGTGCGGGCTTTAGAGCGGGTATTAAAATGTAGTGGACGGACAGCTGAGGGGAACATTGTGCAAGAGAGAAACAGATCGTATCtcctgtttttgtaaataactGTGTTCCGTCCTCAGCGATGCAAAGTGCATTAGAACGCACAATTAAATGCTtttgtgtgcgagagagagcTGGCTTGCATAAAAATGGACAAATATGGAAGAAAATAAGTCTTGCAGTTGGGCAGCGGAGTTTATAATAACCAGCTGTTAATGAATAatgtctgagagagagatgttCCTGAAGAGAAATATAAAGCACCTGAAGAGGCTCCAGATATGGGTTTGAAAGCTGCTGCCCGCtgggggcctttctgtgtggagttcaCATGTTCTCCCAGGGCCTgcgtttgtttttgttttttctgggtGCTCCGCTTTCCAAAGGCATGAAGGATATTTGCAGGACAATTCAATAGGGTAGGACTGGTGaattgcctgtgtgtgtcaatCATTGTTTGTCTATATGTGTTAGCTGTGAGACGGGCAGGTGACCTGTCTCGGGTGTACTCTGCATCTCACCCAGTGAAAGCTAGGATAGACTGTATGGCCTTCTGCAACAGGATATGCAGGTTAGAGAAAGGATGAATGAATATCTATTATTTCTTATGTTTACAGGAACaaactctttttctttcccttaaTGTGTCATTAGATTTGCTCTGCAATCCACAATGGATCAAAGGTGTCCTGAAACACTGCGTTATGAGACTCTGGCTTCTGGAATAATGATCAAGTCTTCTATAAGAAGTCTACTTTAGCTGCAGAAAGAACAAGATGCAGAGCAACATCACCAAgacaagcaaaagaaaaagtaaggAAATGTTAAAGTTATAAAAGCTGTGGAGgcttaaaggaataattcagCAGATTGGGAAATACGCCTGTTTACTTTctcagagagaagatgaaaaggTTGACACCACCtcttttccacagcagacattttggctTCTAATAGTCACAGAAGCACAAGAGTTACTCATAACATTAACCATGACTCTGTTCTTTCCTCAATGTGCAGCCATCTTTGCACAGATAGAACCTCTCTGTATATGTTAAAGCTCTTTCTAGCCATTTTGAGTActagaggtttttttttaccttctcatAGCGCGTCTCCAtgcagaggaagatgatgtAAGCAGTTGCACAAGCCAGACATCCTTCCAGGTACGACTGACCTCCAATTTTTTCGGCCTCCGTATAATAAGAGTTCAGGGTCTTCACCGTCTCCTCAAGCAAGGTCCGCTCAATCTacttacagacacaaacaggcaTCCAGGTAGAGATATGaaggcacacacagacacacacacacatacacacacacagcataagGACTGCGAAAGTGAAATGTGTTCTGGCGTGACTGTTGGAGCAAGCTGTTCAGCTATAAAACAGCCTgccaaaaacaaagcagctgcaTTCTGCTCAACCGAAAATACCCTTACTTTGTCAAACTATTTAGAAACACACTTCACTTGCAGAATGGCACACTTGAGgctaaaatgacaaatttgtcAGAAGTGTGACAGCAATGAGTGGTGATTTGAACATCTGATttgacacagattttttttaaaaaaaaaaggaaaaaaagactcctactgtttttctctgtttctctcttgctctctgtgtgttgacTATCTGCTTCagatgctaaatgctaaataaatCTACAATAGCACCCCTGCATGGCACATTTGAGTCAAGGCACAAGATAATGTCCATCATTCATCGAGTGTTCTTTCATCCAGGATGCACCGTTGTAGTGACCTGATTAAGCTTTATTGAGCCATCACTCTCTTCATATTGGAGAGTGTGGGTGTTGTTTCAGGAGAGTTGGGGTTTTGCCAACATATTACAATTATTACAACATATTTGCCTGGATGTGtgtacagtactgtatgtgagtgtgtttctatTTGTGCTCACCCTGTTGTCAAGCTCTGAAGGGAACTTGGTCAGGAAGCGGCACACGGTTCCTTCGCTGTAGTCTCTCTGTATAAACACCTTTGTTACCAGTGATGCACTGTGCCTCAGCTCCTGCAGGTTATGGAACTAAcaacaggagaaaaacacacGTGTTAAGTTTGTTAcccaaaatacattttacattcatgtgGTTACAAGAGAAGCAGGTCtgtctttgctttttaaaatgtgttttgtagaaCCGGTGATACACTGTGGTTCCAGTCTGACCAGCATTCCCCTGACTGCTATGTTCACTTTGGCAAAAGATGGCGGTGATTTACTGCACGGTATATAAAGATCCACTTGTCTACAGTAGCTCTCAATAACACGGTCTGTACAATAGTTATATAAAGTAATGTAATATTTCCTGCaagttttcagttgtttttctgcctACAGGTGCAACATGGCTTCACAGTGAGAAAATGGTACTATGTTACTATGTCAACAGCAGTACAGACAGGAGTTAGCACTCCCATGCATTTCTCCTATATCATTAGGCCCAATTGCAGTAATAACCAACCATTGGAAAGACTCCCCTTTACAGCACTTCGGTGCTGAGTGGTGTGTTTTACACCCAAACAGGCATTCCCCAGAGAAGCATAGAGCAGCGAGCAAGTGGGCCAGTGTAAACTTGTCCCCTGCTGATCTAAATTACTCCCCTCAAGAGGATGGTAATTAGAGATAGAGTAGGAgcatggagggagggggggtgaacATAAACCGGGTgagaaaagagagtgagagaccaAGAATGAGGCACAAAATATGTTCAGCATTTGTTCAGTTGTTGCCTTTTTTGTTGACATCCAAATTTTATTCTCTGGATTTCATAGTCAAAGTTTGGCTTGCTGGTGCAGTGTTGTCATTACTGAAAGCAGCCTGAGTCTCTGTTTATGAGGTTACCTGCATGTATGAACCCAAGGGATTCATTTCCATGTAAGCAGACATAGCACAGTGCCAGCCTTTCATCTCTATATAGGGTATATCATTCACAACCAAGAATAACATCCAAGCTGCTATTTATGTCTGCTAACAGCCAAAATCATCTCACAGCCACTAGATCTTTCTGTCTGCCAGAGCTTTTAATATCCTCCTTTTcgccttctctgtctctctaacaccatcctccccctccctgcGCTATCTTCGGGCCATCGTGATGAACAACAAGTCACTCTATTAATAGAAGCAATTATCAGCACACGATTGAGCATCATTTATTCAAGTTACAATCAGTTGGCCAACAGGATTATGCAGATTTTTTGTGTGCaattgtgagagtgtgtgtgcgtgtgtgtgcgtgtgtgtgtgtgtgtgtgtgtgtgtgtgtgtgtgtgtactgtacatggTATATAAGTTTTACTTGAGTAGGTTAAACttgtttatttcaaacaaatattAGCATGAATAACAAAACCCTGCCCAAGACCGAAGTACATGTAGAGAAAATCAGAGCTGTTTTAGTTGACAGAGGTTCCATCTGAGTGAAACTCATCAGCTTATCTTCCACTGTCACATGCACTGCATTCAGGTAACCCATAAAACTCCAATTTAATTGCATCATCTCATTCACGAGGATATGCTG is a window of Seriola aureovittata isolate HTS-2021-v1 ecotype China chromosome 14, ASM2101889v1, whole genome shotgun sequence DNA encoding:
- the golga7bb gene encoding golgin subfamily A member 7B translates to MATEFHNLQELRHSASLVTKVFIQRDYSEGTVCRFLTKFPSELDNRIERTLLEETVKTLNSYYTEAEKIGGQSYLEGCLACATAYIIFLCMETRYEKVLRKISGYIQEQNEKIYAPRGLLLTDPIERGMRVLEISVFEDRGSGSSSPSSSMSSAGSSAR